The following are encoded together in the Carassius auratus strain Wakin chromosome 34, ASM336829v1, whole genome shotgun sequence genome:
- the LOC113053722 gene encoding protein twist, translating into MEDIFFDFDAQDAATDFAFWGQMDPNFQFQSQLDTLLFDCSAMTGQMSPWSSFGCQSVFPEAQLTFTDLDSQSPLLEVGAEVDSSLVNEPHETGQHSQQQRRLTSHHPHKVQRHAANIRERKRMLSINSAFEELRCHVPTFPYEKRLSKIDTLRLAIAYIALLREILMSGCDPKSYVDECMKNGYKNQTSAIWNTSDLTARLSWIKWD; encoded by the exons ATGGAAGACATCTTTTTTGATTTCGATGCTCAAGATGCTGCCACAGACTTTGCCTTCTGGGGCCAAATGGACCCCAACTTTCAGTTCCAGTCTCAGCTGGACACGCTGCTGTTTGACTGCAGCGCAATGACAGGTCAGATGTCGCCCTGGTCTTCTTTCGGGTGTCAGTCCGTGTTCCCCGAGGCTCAGCTGACCTTCACGGACTTAGACTCACAGTCTCCACTGCTGGAGGTCGGTGCTGAAGTGGACAGCTCCTTAGTGAATGAACCACATGAGACCGGCCAGCACAGTCAGCAGCAGAGGCGCTTGACGTCCCATCATCCGCACAAGGTGCAGCGCCACGCCGCCAACATCCGGGAGAGGAAGAGGATGCTCAGCATCAACTCTGCGTTTGAGGAGCTGCGCTGCCACGTGCCCACGTTCCCCTACGAGAAACGGCTCTCCAAAATAGACACCTTAAGACTGGCCATCGCTTACATCGCACTGCTTCGGGAAATCCTCATGTCAGGCTGTGACCCCAAGTCCTATGTCGATGAATGCATGAAGAACGGCTATAAGAATCAGACCAGTGCCATCTGGAACACAAGTG ATCTGACAGCTCGGCTCTCTTGGATAAAGTGGGATTAA